In Clostridium cagae, one genomic interval encodes:
- the tuf gene encoding elongation factor Tu, producing MSKEKFERSKPHVNIGTIGHVDHGKTTLTAAITTVLANRGFAEAFNYAEIDKAPEEKERGITINTAHVEYETENRHYAHVDCPGHADYVKNMITGAAQMDGAILVCSAADGPMPQTREHILLASRVGVDYIVVFLNKADMVDDEELLELVEMEVRELLSEYNFPGDDIPVIKGSALKALENPTDETAIAPILELMEAVDSYIPTPERATDKPFIMPVEDVFTITGRGTVATGRVETGILHVGDEVEIVGLSEEKKKVVVTGIEMFRKLLDEAQAGDNIGALLRGVQRADIERGQVIAVPNSVHPHTKFVGQVYVLKKEEGGRHTPFFDGYRPQFYFRTTDVTGSIKLPDGMEMVMPGDHIDMNVELITPVAMDEGLRFAIREGGRTVGSGVVTKINA from the coding sequence ATGTCAAAAGAAAAATTTGAGAGAAGTAAACCACACGTAAATATCGGAACAATCGGTCACGTAGACCACGGTAAGACAACATTAACAGCTGCAATCACAACTGTATTAGCAAACAGAGGATTCGCAGAAGCTTTCAACTATGCAGAAATAGATAAGGCTCCAGAAGAAAAAGAAAGAGGAATCACAATCAATACTGCACACGTTGAGTATGAAACAGAAAACAGACATTACGCTCACGTTGACTGTCCAGGACATGCTGACTATGTTAAGAACATGATCACAGGAGCAGCACAAATGGATGGAGCTATCTTAGTTTGTTCAGCAGCAGATGGTCCAATGCCACAAACAAGAGAACATATCCTACTAGCATCAAGAGTTGGAGTTGACTACATTGTAGTATTCTTAAACAAAGCAGATATGGTAGATGATGAAGAATTATTAGAATTAGTTGAAATGGAAGTTAGAGAATTATTAAGCGAATACAACTTCCCAGGAGATGATATTCCAGTAATAAAAGGATCTGCATTAAAAGCATTAGAAAACCCAACAGATGAAACAGCAATTGCTCCAATCTTAGAATTAATGGAAGCAGTAGATAGCTACATTCCAACACCAGAAAGAGCAACTGACAAACCATTCATCATGCCAGTAGAAGATGTATTCACAATTACTGGTAGAGGAACAGTTGCAACTGGTAGAGTTGAAACTGGAATACTTCACGTAGGAGACGAAGTTGAAATCGTAGGATTAAGTGAAGAAAAGAAGAAAGTTGTTGTAACTGGAATCGAAATGTTCAGAAAATTATTAGACGAAGCGCAAGCAGGAGATAATATAGGAGCATTATTAAGAGGTGTTCAAAGAGCTGACATCGAAAGAGGTCAAGTAATAGCAGTACCTAATTCAGTACACCCACACACTAAGTTCGTAGGTCAAGTATACGTACTTAAAAAAGAAGAAGGTGGAAGACATACTCCATTCTTTGATGGATATAGACCACAATTCTACTTCAGAACAACAGACGTTACAGGATCAATAAAATTACCAGATGGAATGGAAATGGTAATGCCTGGAGATCATATAGATATGAATGTTGAATTAATCACTCCAGTAGCTATGGATGAAGGATTAAGATTCGCAATCAGAGAAGGCGGAAGAACTGTAGGATCAGGAGTTGTTACTAAGATTAACGCTTAA
- the rpsJ gene encoding 30S ribosomal protein S10, producing the protein MMSKQKIRIRLKAFDHTILDQSAEKIVETAKTSGAKVVGPVPLPTEKDVVTILRAVHKYKDSREQFEIRTHKRLIDIVNPSPKTVDALMRLNLPAGVDIEIKL; encoded by the coding sequence ATAATGTCAAAGCAAAAAATAAGAATCAGATTAAAAGCTTTTGATCATACAATATTAGATCAATCAGCTGAGAAAATTGTAGAAACTGCAAAAACATCAGGAGCTAAAGTAGTAGGACCAGTTCCACTACCAACTGAAAAAGATGTTGTTACAATATTAAGAGCGGTTCACAAATATAAAGATTCAAGAGAACAATTTGAAATAAGAACTCATAAGAGATTAATCGACATAGTTAATCCATCACCTAAAACTGTTGATGCGTTAATGAGATTAAATCTTCCAGCAGGTGTGGATATAGAAATTAAATTATAA
- the rplC gene encoding 50S ribosomal protein L3 produces the protein MKKAIMGKKIGMTQIFNEAGKVIPVTVVEAGPCVVVQKKTVEKDGYEAIQVGFGDIREKLVNKPAKGHFEKAGVVLKRTLKEFRLEDVSEYEIGQEIKADVFEIGDKIDVSGVSKGKGFQGVIKRWNQQRGPMTHGSKFKRAPGSMGASSDPSRTFKNKRMPGHMGCVNTTVMNLEVVKVIAEKNLLLIKGGIPGPNKGTVVIRNAVKA, from the coding sequence ATGAAAAAAGCTATAATGGGTAAGAAAATAGGAATGACTCAAATCTTCAATGAAGCAGGAAAAGTTATTCCAGTTACAGTAGTAGAAGCTGGTCCATGTGTTGTTGTTCAAAAGAAAACTGTAGAAAAAGACGGTTATGAAGCAATACAAGTTGGTTTTGGTGATATAAGAGAAAAGTTAGTTAACAAGCCAGCTAAAGGACATTTTGAAAAAGCAGGAGTTGTTTTAAAGAGAACTTTAAAAGAATTCAGACTTGAAGATGTAAGTGAATATGAAATTGGTCAAGAAATCAAAGCTGATGTATTTGAAATTGGAGACAAAATTGATGTATCTGGAGTTTCTAAAGGTAAGGGATTCCAAGGGGTTATCAAGAGATGGAACCAACAAAGAGGACCAATGACTCATGGATCTAAGTTCAAAAGAGCACCAGGTTCAATGGGAGCTTCATCAGATCCATCTAGAACATTCAAGAATAAGAGAATGCCTGGACATATGGGTTGCGTTAATACAACAGTAATGAACTTAGAAGTAGTTAAAGTAATAGCTGAAAAGAACTTATTACTAATAAAGGGTGGAATCCCAGGACCTAACAAAGGTACAGTAGTAATAAGAAACGCAGTTAAAGCTTAA
- the rplD gene encoding 50S ribosomal protein L4: MPTVGLFNQEGKQVGDIQLNANVFEVEVNKHALHQVVVALLANKRQGTQSAKTRTEVRGGGIKPWRQKGTGRARQGSIRAPQWIKGGIVFAPKPRDYRVSIPKSMRRVAMKSALTSKVNDGQMVVLESLSFEAPKTKQFIEMLSAFNAKKTLIITAESNEAVYKSARNIQGVSVIPVNNINVYDLLKFEKLIITKDAVSKIEEVYA; encoded by the coding sequence ATGCCTACAGTAGGGTTATTTAATCAAGAAGGAAAACAAGTTGGAGATATCCAATTAAATGCAAATGTATTTGAAGTAGAAGTAAACAAACACGCATTACATCAAGTAGTAGTTGCTTTATTAGCTAATAAGAGACAAGGAACTCAATCAGCTAAGACTAGAACTGAGGTAAGAGGAGGCGGAATCAAACCTTGGAGACAAAAAGGTACTGGTAGAGCAAGACAAGGTTCTATTAGAGCACCTCAATGGATCAAAGGTGGTATTGTATTCGCACCAAAGCCAAGAGATTATAGAGTTTCAATTCCAAAGAGCATGAGAAGAGTTGCTATGAAGTCAGCATTAACTAGCAAAGTTAATGACGGACAAATGGTAGTTTTAGAATCATTATCTTTCGAAGCACCAAAGACTAAGCAATTTATAGAAATGTTAAGTGCATTCAATGCAAAGAAAACATTAATAATAACTGCTGAATCAAATGAAGCTGTATACAAATCAGCAAGAAATATTCAAGGGGTTAGTGTTATCCCAGTAAACAACATCAACGTATATGATTTATTAAAGTTTGAAAAATTAATCATAACTAAAGATGCTGTATCAAAAATTGAGGAGGTGTACGCATAA
- the rplW gene encoding 50S ribosomal protein L23, giving the protein MKLTSHDIIRKPVITEKSMAAMAEKKYTFMVHVNANKSQVKRAVEEVFDVKVKDVNTINGLGKTKRMGVHVGKRSDYKKAIVTLTEESKAIEFFDGLQ; this is encoded by the coding sequence ATGAAATTAACAAGCCATGATATAATAAGAAAGCCTGTTATCACTGAAAAGAGCATGGCCGCTATGGCAGAAAAGAAGTACACTTTCATGGTTCACGTAAATGCTAATAAGTCTCAAGTAAAGAGAGCTGTGGAAGAAGTTTTTGATGTTAAAGTTAAAGACGTTAACACTATAAACGGTTTAGGAAAAACTAAAAGAATGGGCGTACATGTAGGAAAGAGATCTGACTACAAAAAAGCTATTGTTACATTAACTGAAGAAAGCAAAGCTATAGAATTCTTCGACGGATTACAATAG
- the rplB gene encoding 50S ribosomal protein L2, with the protein MAVKKFNPITPSRRQMTMPTFEEITSQQPEKSLLVSLKSKAGRNAQGKITVRHRGGGVKRKYRIIDFKRNKDSIPAKVATIEYDPNRSAYIALVVYTDGEKRYIIAPAGLKVGDVIVSGPDSDIKPGNALPLKNIPVGTVIHNIELQKGKGGQLVRSAGNSAQLMAKEGNYATLRLPSGEMRYVRIECRATIGTVSNPTNDIVNIGKAGRKRHMGWRPTVRGSVMNPNDHPHGGGEGKSPVGRPSPVTPWGKPALGYKTRKNKKYSDRFIIKGRNAK; encoded by the coding sequence ATGGCAGTTAAAAAGTTTAACCCTATTACACCATCAAGAAGACAAATGACTATGCCAACATTTGAAGAAATAACTTCTCAACAACCGGAAAAGTCACTTCTTGTATCATTAAAGAGTAAAGCGGGTAGAAATGCTCAAGGTAAAATTACTGTAAGACACCGTGGCGGCGGAGTTAAGAGAAAATACAGAATTATAGACTTTAAAAGAAATAAAGATTCAATTCCAGCAAAGGTTGCAACTATAGAATATGATCCAAATAGATCAGCTTATATTGCACTTGTTGTTTATACAGATGGAGAAAAAAGATACATAATCGCTCCAGCAGGATTAAAAGTTGGCGACGTTATAGTATCAGGTCCAGATTCTGATATCAAGCCAGGTAATGCTCTTCCATTAAAGAACATACCAGTTGGTACAGTTATTCATAATATCGAATTACAAAAAGGTAAAGGTGGTCAATTAGTTAGATCTGCTGGTAATTCAGCACAATTAATGGCTAAAGAAGGAAACTACGCAACTTTAAGATTACCTTCAGGCGAAATGAGATATGTAAGAATAGAATGTAGAGCAACAATCGGAACTGTTTCTAACCCAACAAACGATATAGTTAATATCGGTAAAGCTGGTAGAAAGAGACATATGGGATGGAGACCTACAGTTAGAGGATCTGTTATGAACCCTAACGATCACCCTCACGGTGGTGGTGAAGGTAAATCACCAGTTGGTAGACCAAGTCCAGTTACTCCTTGGGGTAAACCAGCACTTGGATACAAAACAAGAAAGAATAAAAAATATTCTGACAGATTTATTATCAAGGGTAGAAACGCTAAGTAG
- the rpsS gene encoding 30S ribosomal protein S19: MSRSTKKAPFVHEGLLKKIEEMNASGDKKVVKTWSRSSTIYPQMIGHTIAVHDGRKHVPVYLSEDMVGHKLGEFVLTRTYRGHVADKTSKRK; encoded by the coding sequence GTGAGTAGATCAACAAAAAAAGCACCTTTTGTGCATGAAGGACTTTTAAAGAAGATAGAAGAAATGAATGCAAGTGGAGATAAGAAAGTTGTTAAGACTTGGTCAAGAAGTTCAACAATCTATCCACAAATGATAGGTCATACAATTGCAGTTCATGACGGAAGAAAACATGTTCCAGTTTATTTATCAGAAGATATGGTTGGACACAAGTTAGGTGAGTTCGTATTAACTAGAACTTATAGAGGTCATGTGGCAGATAAAACATCAAAAAGAAAGTAG
- the rplV gene encoding 50S ribosomal protein L22 has protein sequence MEARAIAKYIRMSPMKVRVILDLIRGKQVKEAFAILEYTPREAAVVIKKVLKSAVANAENNLELNADNLYVSEAYVGEGPILKRFRPMDHGKAFRINKRTSHVTVVVKERA, from the coding sequence ATGGAAGCTAGAGCTATAGCTAAATATATTAGAATGTCTCCAATGAAAGTTAGAGTAATTCTTGATTTAATAAGAGGAAAACAAGTTAAAGAAGCTTTTGCTATTTTAGAATATACTCCAAGAGAAGCAGCAGTAGTAATTAAAAAAGTTTTAAAATCAGCTGTTGCTAATGCAGAAAATAATTTAGAATTAAATGCTGACAACTTATATGTTTCAGAAGCTTATGTTGGTGAAGGTCCAATACTTAAGAGATTCAGACCAATGGATCACGGTAAGGCATTCAGAATCAACAAAAGAACTAGTCATGTAACAGTAGTTGTAAAAGAAAGAGCTTAA
- the rpsC gene encoding 30S ribosomal protein S3, which translates to MGQKVHPHGLRVGVIKGWDAKWYANKKDFADNLVEDNQIRKFVKKELFSAGISKIEIERAAKRVKLNIYTAKPGVVIGKGGSGIESLKKKLTNYISGKNILINIVEVKSVEAEAQLMAENIAAQLEKRISFRRAMKQTMQRAMRHGIKGVKTACSGRLGGAEIARTEHYHEGTIPLQTLRADIDYGFAEANTTYGKIGVKVWVYKGEVLPTKKVEKEEANA; encoded by the coding sequence GTGGGTCAAAAAGTACATCCTCACGGTCTTAGAGTAGGCGTTATCAAGGGATGGGACGCAAAGTGGTATGCTAATAAAAAGGACTTTGCTGACAATCTTGTAGAAGATAACCAAATCAGAAAATTTGTTAAAAAAGAACTTTTCTCAGCTGGGATTTCTAAAATAGAAATCGAAAGAGCTGCTAAAAGAGTTAAATTAAATATATATACTGCTAAACCTGGTGTCGTAATAGGAAAAGGTGGATCAGGAATAGAAAGTTTAAAGAAGAAATTAACTAACTATATTAGTGGAAAAAACATACTAATAAATATAGTTGAAGTTAAAAGTGTAGAAGCTGAAGCACAATTAATGGCTGAAAATATAGCTGCACAATTAGAAAAGAGAATTTCATTCAGAAGAGCTATGAAGCAAACAATGCAAAGAGCTATGAGACATGGAATAAAAGGTGTAAAAACTGCTTGTTCTGGTAGATTAGGTGGAGCTGAAATAGCAAGAACTGAACACTATCATGAAGGAACAATCCCACTACAAACATTAAGAGCTGATATCGATTATGGATTTGCTGAAGCAAATACAACATATGGAAAAATCGGAGTTAAAGTTTGGGTTTATAAAGGTGAAGTTCTTCCAACAAAGAAAGTAGAAAAGGAAGAAGCTAACGCGTAA
- the rplP gene encoding 50S ribosomal protein L16, with the protein MLMPKRVKHRKVQRGRMKGRATRGNFLAYGDFGLQATTCGWITSNQIEAARIAINRYIKRGGKLWIKIFPDKPVTEKPAETRMGSGKGSPEYWVAVVKPDRVVFELSGVTEDVAREAMRLASHKLPVRTKFVTRRDFEEMGGEK; encoded by the coding sequence ATGTTAATGCCTAAAAGAGTAAAGCATCGTAAGGTACAACGTGGTAGAATGAAAGGTAGAGCTACAAGAGGTAACTTCTTAGCTTATGGAGATTTTGGTCTTCAAGCTACAACTTGTGGATGGATAACAAGTAATCAAATTGAAGCTGCCAGAATTGCTATCAACAGATATATAAAAAGAGGAGGAAAACTTTGGATAAAGATTTTCCCAGACAAACCGGTAACAGAAAAACCAGCTGAAACAAGAATGGGATCAGGTAAAGGATCACCAGAATATTGGGTAGCTGTTGTTAAACCTGATAGAGTAGTTTTTGAACTATCTGGAGTTACTGAAGATGTGGCAAGAGAAGCAATGAGACTTGCATCACATAAACTTCCTGTAAGAACTAAGTTTGTTACAAGAAGAGATTTTGAGGAAATGGGTGGTGAAAAATAA
- the rpmC gene encoding 50S ribosomal protein L29, with product MKARELKELRSSNPQDLTLKLGDLKAELFNLRFQLATGQLENPMRIREVKKSIAQIKTILREDEMRALEQ from the coding sequence ATGAAGGCTAGAGAATTAAAAGAATTAAGATCAAGCAATCCTCAAGATTTAACACTAAAGTTAGGAGATCTTAAAGCAGAGTTATTCAATTTAAGATTTCAATTAGCTACAGGACAATTAGAAAATCCTATGAGAATTAGAGAAGTAAAGAAATCTATAGCCCAAATAAAGACCATCTTAAGAGAAGACGAAATGAGGGCATTAGAACAGTAA
- the rpsQ gene encoding 30S ribosomal protein S17 has protein sequence MERTLRKKRTGRVVSDKMDKTVVVAVETKVRHPLYGKTINKTTKFKVHDEKNEAKINDRVLIMETRPLSKDKRWRLVEIVEKAK, from the coding sequence ATGGAAAGAACGTTAAGAAAGAAAAGAACTGGTAGAGTTGTTTCAGATAAAATGGATAAAACAGTAGTAGTAGCTGTCGAAACTAAGGTTAGACATCCACTATACGGAAAAACAATTAACAAGACTACAAAGTTTAAGGTTCATGATGAAAAGAATGAAGCTAAAATTAATGATAGAGTATTAATAATGGAAACTAGACCTTTATCTAAAGATAAAAGATGGAGACTTGTTGAAATAGTAGAAAAAGCTAAATAG
- the rplN gene encoding 50S ribosomal protein L14: protein MIQPQTLLKVADNSGAKEIMCIRVLGGSKRKFGNISDVIVASVKSATPGGVVKKGEVVKAVIVRSAKGLRRADGSYIKFDENAAVIIKDDKQPRGTRIFGPVARELRDKEFNKILSLAPEVL from the coding sequence ATGATACAACCACAAACTTTACTTAAAGTTGCAGATAATTCAGGTGCAAAAGAAATTATGTGCATAAGAGTACTAGGTGGATCAAAAAGAAAATTTGGTAATATAAGTGACGTTATTGTAGCTAGCGTTAAAAGTGCAACACCAGGCGGAGTTGTTAAAAAAGGCGAGGTTGTTAAGGCTGTTATAGTTAGATCAGCAAAAGGATTAAGAAGAGCGGACGGTTCATATATTAAATTTGATGAAAATGCTGCAGTTATCATTAAAGACGATAAACAACCAAGAGGTACTCGTATCTTTGGACCTGTTGCTAGGGAGCTAAGAGATAAAGAATTTAATAAAATTCTATCATTAGCACCAGAAGTTCTATAA
- the rplX gene encoding 50S ribosomal protein L24 has protein sequence MKVHVRKSDTVVVISGKDKGKTGEVLKVYPKTGKVLVQGINIVKKHQKANKSQVESAIIEREAAINSSKVMLYCNKCKNATRITSKILDDGTKVRVCKKCSETF, from the coding sequence TTGAAGGTACATGTAAGAAAAAGTGATACAGTTGTAGTTATATCTGGTAAAGATAAAGGAAAAACTGGTGAAGTTTTAAAAGTATATCCAAAAACAGGAAAAGTTCTTGTTCAAGGAATTAACATAGTTAAAAAGCATCAAAAAGCTAATAAGAGCCAAGTTGAAAGTGCAATAATCGAAAGAGAAGCAGCTATCAACAGTTCTAAAGTTATGTTATATTGTAACAAATGTAAAAATGCTACAAGAATAACTAGCAAAATATTAGATGATGGTACTAAAGTTAGAGTATGTAAGAAATGTTCAGAAACATTCTAA
- the rplE gene encoding 50S ribosomal protein L5, which translates to MTRLQEKYSKEVIPAMIEKFGYKNVMEIPKLEKIVINMGVGEAKENQKVLESAVSDLSLIAGQKPILTRAKKSVANFKIRENMALGCKVTLRKAKMYEFADKLMSIALPRVRDFRGVSAKAFDGRGNYSLGIKEQLIFPEIEYDKIDKVRGMDIIFVTTANTDEEARELLRFLGMPFAQ; encoded by the coding sequence ATGACAAGACTTCAAGAAAAGTATTCAAAAGAAGTAATTCCGGCTATGATTGAAAAGTTCGGATATAAGAACGTTATGGAAATTCCAAAGCTAGAAAAGATCGTAATTAACATGGGTGTTGGAGAAGCTAAGGAAAATCAAAAAGTTTTAGAATCAGCAGTTAGTGATTTAAGTTTAATAGCTGGTCAAAAGCCAATATTAACAAGAGCAAAAAAATCAGTTGCTAACTTTAAAATAAGAGAAAATATGGCTTTAGGATGTAAAGTTACATTAAGAAAAGCAAAGATGTATGAATTTGCTGATAAGTTAATGAGTATAGCATTACCTAGAGTAAGAGATTTCAGAGGAGTTTCAGCTAAAGCATTTGATGGTAGAGGAAACTATTCTTTAGGAATAAAAGAACAATTAATATTCCCAGAAATAGAATATGATAAGATTGATAAAGTTAGAGGGATGGATATAATCTTCGTTACAACAGCAAATACAGACGAAGAAGCAAGAGAATTACTTAGATTTCTTGGAATGCCATTCGCTCAATAA
- a CDS encoding type Z 30S ribosomal protein S14 yields the protein MARKAIIEKWSKTPKYKTRAYTRCRICGRPHAVLRKYGVCRICFRELAYKGEIPGCRKASW from the coding sequence TTGGCACGTAAAGCTATTATTGAAAAGTGGAGTAAAACTCCTAAATACAAAACTAGAGCTTATACAAGATGTAGAATATGTGGAAGACCACATGCTGTATTAAGAAAATACGGAGTATGTCGTATTTGTTTTAGAGAACTTGCTTATAAAGGCGAAATTCCTGGTTGCAGAAAAGCAAGCTGGTAA
- the rpsH gene encoding 30S ribosomal protein S8, protein MVMTDPIADLLTRVRNANAVKHEVVEVPSSNVKKAITNILLQEGYIKNIEEYNDGVVPMLRISLKYGANNERVITGIKRISKPGLRVYCKKDEVPKVLNGLGVAVISTSKGLVVDREARKDGLGGEVLCYVW, encoded by the coding sequence ATGGTTATGACAGATCCAATAGCAGATCTACTTACACGTGTAAGAAATGCTAATGCTGTAAAACACGAAGTTGTAGAAGTACCTTCTTCAAATGTAAAGAAGGCAATTACAAATATATTATTACAAGAGGGTTATATTAAGAATATTGAAGAATATAACGACGGAGTAGTACCAATGTTAAGAATTAGTCTTAAATATGGTGCAAATAATGAAAGAGTTATAACTGGTATTAAGAGAATTTCTAAACCAGGATTAAGAGTATATTGTAAAAAAGATGAAGTACCAAAAGTTCTTAATGGATTAGGAGTTGCAGTAATTTCAACTTCTAAAGGACTAGTGGTTGATAGAGAAGCTAGAAAAGATGGTTTAGGTGGAGAAGTTCTTTGCTACGTTTGGTAG
- the rplF gene encoding 50S ribosomal protein L6 has translation MSRVGRLPIAVPAGITVTVTPDNVVTVKGPKGELVKTMHKDINIAVENNEVIVTRPSDQKAHRALHGLTRALINNMVIGVNEGYQKTLELVGVGYRAQLQGKKLVMNLGYSHPVEIEPIEGITFETPAATKVIVKGIDKEKVGAAAADIRKWRLPEPYKGKGIKFENEVIRRKEGKTGKK, from the coding sequence ATGTCAAGAGTTGGTAGATTACCAATAGCTGTTCCTGCTGGCATAACTGTAACTGTAACACCAGACAACGTTGTTACAGTTAAAGGTCCAAAGGGTGAATTAGTTAAAACTATGCATAAAGACATAAATATAGCAGTTGAAAACAATGAAGTAATTGTTACTAGACCAAGTGATCAAAAAGCTCATAGAGCTCTTCATGGTTTAACAAGAGCGTTAATTAATAACATGGTAATCGGAGTTAATGAAGGTTACCAAAAGACTTTAGAATTAGTTGGTGTTGGTTATAGAGCTCAATTACAAGGTAAGAAACTTGTAATGAACCTTGGATATTCACATCCAGTTGAAATCGAACCTATTGAAGGAATCACATTTGAAACTCCTGCTGCAACTAAAGTAATTGTTAAAGGTATCGACAAAGAAAAAGTTGGTGCTGCTGCAGCTGATATAAGAAAATGGAGATTACCAGAACCATATAAGGGTAAAGGTATCAAGTTCGAAAACGAAGTGATTAGACGTAAAGAAGGTAAGACTGGTAAGAAATAA
- the rplR gene encoding 50S ribosomal protein L18 has product MFKKVDKKASRTKRHLRVRKKVFGTPDRPRLSVFRSEKNIYVQIIDDVNAVTIVAASSLDKEFSTNNGGNKEGAKLVGAAIAKKAIEKGITEVVFDRGGYVYHGRVQELAEGAREAGLKF; this is encoded by the coding sequence ATGTTCAAAAAGGTAGACAAAAAAGCAAGCAGAACTAAGCGTCACCTTAGAGTTCGTAAGAAAGTTTTTGGTACTCCTGACAGACCAAGACTTTCAGTTTTCAGAAGTGAAAAGAATATATACGTACAAATTATAGATGACGTAAATGCTGTTACAATAGTAGCTGCTTCAAGTTTAGATAAAGAATTTTCAACTAATAATGGTGGAAATAAAGAAGGTGCTAAACTTGTAGGTGCAGCTATAGCTAAGAAAGCTATAGAAAAAGGAATTACTGAAGTAGTATTCGACAGAGGTGGATATGTATACCACGGAAGAGTTCAAGAATTAGCAGAAGGCGCTAGAGAAGCAGGCTTAAAATTCTAA
- the rpsE gene encoding 30S ribosomal protein S5: MRIDPSTLDLKEKVVDINRVTKVVKGGRNFRFSALVVVGDENGHVGVGMGKSIEIPEAIKKGIEDAKKNLVEVAMLGTTVPHQINGKFGTGNVLIMPAKQGTGVIAGGPARSVLELAGLKDVRAKSLGSNNPKNMVKATINGLASLRTAEDIAKLRGKSVEEILG, encoded by the coding sequence ATGAGAATCGATCCTAGTACACTAGACCTTAAAGAAAAGGTTGTTGATATAAACAGAGTTACTAAGGTTGTTAAAGGTGGTAGAAACTTCAGATTCAGCGCTCTAGTTGTTGTTGGAGACGAAAACGGACACGTTGGCGTTGGAATGGGTAAATCTATCGAAATTCCTGAAGCAATCAAAAAAGGAATAGAAGATGCTAAGAAAAACTTAGTAGAAGTTGCGATGTTAGGAACTACTGTTCCTCATCAAATCAACGGAAAATTTGGAACAGGTAATGTTCTAATAATGCCAGCTAAACAAGGTACAGGAGTTATTGCTGGAGGTCCAGCAAGATCTGTATTAGAATTAGCAGGTTTAAAGGATGTAAGAGCTAAATCATTAGGTTCAAACAATCCTAAAAACATGGTTAAAGCTACAATAAACGGATTAGCAAGCTTAAGAACAGCTGAAGATATAGCTAAATTAAGAGGAAAATCTGTAGAAGAAATATTAGGTTAG
- the rpmD gene encoding 50S ribosomal protein L30, with protein MAKLKITLVKSLIGRKKEHIATANALGLRKIRATVEHEGTPQIKGMLKKIDYLLKVEEI; from the coding sequence ATGGCTAAACTAAAAATTACTTTAGTAAAGAGTTTAATAGGTAGAAAAAAAGAACATATCGCTACTGCAAATGCTCTTGGACTTAGAAAGATTCGTGCTACAGTAGAACATGAGGGAACACCTCAAATTAAAGGTATGTTAAAGAAAATTGATTACCTATTAAAGGTAGAAGAAATATAA
- the rplO gene encoding 50S ribosomal protein L15, giving the protein MKLHELQPAAGSRKAPKRVGRGTGSGLGRNAGKGEKGQNARSGGGVRPGFEGGQMPLYRRLPKRGFTNIFAKRYVSINVDRLNIFENGTEITPEVLLERRVVSKVLDGVKILGNGNLEKSLIVKGCKFSKSAIEKIEAAGGKVEVI; this is encoded by the coding sequence ATGAAACTTCATGAATTACAACCAGCAGCTGGTAGTAGAAAAGCTCCTAAAAGAGTTGGTAGAGGTACAGGTTCTGGTTTAGGAAGAAATGCTGGTAAAGGTGAAAAGGGTCAAAATGCAAGATCAGGCGGTGGAGTAAGACCGGGTTTTGAAGGGGGTCAAATGCCTTTATATAGAAGACTTCCAAAGAGAGGTTTTACAAATATATTTGCTAAAAGATACGTTAGTATTAATGTTGATAGATTAAATATATTTGAAAATGGTACTGAGATAACTCCAGAAGTATTACTTGAAAGAAGAGTTGTAAGTAAGGTATTAGACGGAGTGAAAATACTTGGTAACGGAAATTTAGAAAAATCTTTAATAGTAAAAGGATGTAAGTTCTCAAAGTCTGCAATAGAAAAGATCGAAGCAGCTGGAGGAAAAGTTGAGGTGATTTAA